TCAGCAAATTGGATGATGTAATTAACTGGGCACGCTCCAACTCATTATGGCCACTTACGTTTGCCACAAGCTGTTGTGGTATTGAAATGATGAGTACGGCAGGTGCCAAATATGATTTTTCCCGTTTTGGTTTTGAAGTAGCACGTGCCACACCACGCCAGGCCGATGTTATTATTATAGCAGGCACCATCGTAAATAAAATGGCACCGGTGCTGAAACGTTTGTATGATCAAATGGCCGATCCAAAATATGTGATTGCAATGGGTGCCTGCGCTATCAGCGGAGGTCCTTTCTTTTATAATACATACTCCGTTGTAAAAGGTGCAGACCATGTTATACCGGTTGATGTATATGTGGCCGGTTGTCCGCCACGCCCCGAAGCATTATTACATGCGTTGATCTCATTGCAGGAAAAGATCAAGAGTGGTTTAACCAGAGAACAAATAAAGGAAGGAAAAGAAAGTATATGACGAACGAAGAATTAAAGACAAGTATTCCAACGCTGTTAGCTTCTGCAGTAATTGAAGATGGCAGCGATTTTCTGACGATCAACGTTGAAGCAACCGATTGGTTATCCTTCGCACAACAATTGCGCAATGATGCTTCGCTGCAATTCAATTTTCTTTTTTGTTTGACTTGTGTTGATTGGAAAACGCACTTAACAATGGTGTATCATCTGCGTTCCACCATTCATCGTCATGAGCTGGTAGTAAAAGCAAAACTCGACAGAACAAATCCTGAAATAGAAACCGTGAGCCATATCTGGCGCACTGCAGAATTTCACGAACGTGAAGTTTATGAAATGTTTGGTGTAAAATTCCTGAACCATCCCGATCTGCGTTTGCTAATCTTGCCCGATGGATGGGAAGGAAAGAAACCCATGCTGAAAGATTTTGAAGATCCGATTAACATGATCAGACTCTAATTTATGTTTGAAGAAGTAGGTACAACAACAGAAGGCGATTTAATCATTAACGTAGGACCACAACATCCTGCCACACATGGCGTATTGCATTTGGTAATTACGTTAAACGGCGAGACCATCAAGAATGTAGAACCGCATCTCGGTTATATTCATCGCTCGA
The DNA window shown above is from Lacibacter sp. H375 and carries:
- a CDS encoding NADH-quinone oxidoreductase subunit B, with the translated sequence MTEQQHTATDFPGQIHETPGGGIVLSKLDDVINWARSNSLWPLTFATSCCGIEMMSTAGAKYDFSRFGFEVARATPRQADVIIIAGTIVNKMAPVLKRLYDQMADPKYVIAMGACAISGGPFFYNTYSVVKGADHVIPVDVYVAGCPPRPEALLHALISLQEKIKSGLTREQIKEGKESI
- a CDS encoding NADH-quinone oxidoreductase subunit C, with the protein product MTNEELKTSIPTLLASAVIEDGSDFLTINVEATDWLSFAQQLRNDASLQFNFLFCLTCVDWKTHLTMVYHLRSTIHRHELVVKAKLDRTNPEIETVSHIWRTAEFHEREVYEMFGVKFLNHPDLRLLILPDGWEGKKPMLKDFEDPINMIRL